The proteins below are encoded in one region of Hordeum vulgare subsp. vulgare chromosome 3H, MorexV3_pseudomolecules_assembly, whole genome shotgun sequence:
- the LOC123441386 gene encoding protein FAR1-RELATED SEQUENCE 5-like encodes MVFHEDDDVFIAEEIRDSLDFQQEPIMMLEPKKGLMFDSEDDAVRFYNGYAKRKGFGVVRRTTRLSEDNKLNYFTLACSRHGKAQYSSNNSFKPNPSTRMQCPAKSNFSRRGEKFCITSVTIDHNHLISPSKARFLRCHKKLDLHAKRTLELNDQAGIRVSKNFGSLVMEAGGYDKLEYGEKECRNYLQETRRLKLGAGDANVVYQYFLDMQSKDPDFFHVMDVDEDGRVRNVFWADARSRATYESFCDVITFDTTYLTNKYKMSFAPSVGVNHHGESVLLGCGLLSNEDTDTFVWLFKSWLCCMSNNPPNAIITDKCKAMQNAIKEVFPRARHRWCIWHIMKKIPEKLSGYEKYENIKYTLSKVVYDSLTKHDFVGHLCHSMQQACSLPPFLQPANQHPLPISLCIPSTSWEHAKSNAPPSPASSRQHAMTCASDELNCRATLPLSLAPSMRLLSLVSQSCFSH; translated from the coding sequence ATGGTATTTCACGAGGATGATGATGTTTTCATCGCTGAGGAGATTAGGGATTCTTTGGATTTCCAGCAAGAACCGATCATGATGTTGGAACCTAAGAAGGGGCTCATGTTTGATAGTGAGGATGATGCTGTCAGGTTCTACAATGGTTATGCAAAGAGAAAGGGTTTTGGTGTAGTAAGAAGAACcactaggctgagtgaagataacaAGCTTAATTATTTTACTCTTGCTTGTAGTAGACATGGAAAGGCTCAATACTCATCAAATAACTCATTCAAACCAAATCCATCCACAAGGATGCAGTGTCCAGCTAAGAGTAATTTCTCTCGTCGTGGAGAAAAGTTTTGCATTACTTCTGTTACCATTGATCACAATCATCTTATAAGTCCAAGCAAAGCCAGATTTCTGAGATGTCATAAGAAACTGGACTTGCATGCCAAAAGAACGCTAGAATTGAATGATCAAGCAGGAATTCGTGTGAGCAAGAATTTTGGTTCACTTGTTATGGAAGCCGGTGGCTATGATAAACTTGAGTATGGTGAAAAGGAGTGCAGGAACTATTTGCAAGAGACAAGAAGGCTAAAGCTTGGTGCTGGAGATGCAAATGTTGTTTATCAGTACTTTCTTGATATGCAGTCAAAAGATCCAGATTTTTTTCATGTTATGGATGTGGATGAGGATGGACGAGTGAGAAATGTCTTCTGGGCAGATGCAAGAAGTAGAGCTACATATGAATCTTTTTGTGATGTCATCACATTTGACACCACATACTTGACAAACAAATATAAGATGTCGTTTGCTCCTTCTGTTGGCGTAAATCATCATGGTGAATCAGTTCTGTTAGGTTGTGGTCTTTTGTCGAATGAAGATACCGACACTTTTGTCTGGTTATTCAAATCTTGGTTATGTTGTATGTCAAACAACCCACCAAATGCTATAATTACTGACAAGTGCAAAGCAATGCAAAATGCAATTAAAGAAGTTTTCCCACGGGCTCGTCATAGATGGTGTATATGGCATATCATGAAGAAGATTCCTGAAAAGCTTAGTGGGTATGAGAAGTATGAGAACATCAAATATACGCTGTCAAAAGTGGTGTATGATTCCTTGACCAAACATGATTTTGTCGGTCACCTCTGCCATTCGATGCAGCAAGCCTGCTCCTTGCCTCCTTTCCTGCAACCAGCCAACCAGCACCCCCTTCCTATCTCGTTGTGCATCCCCTCCACCAGTTGGGAGCATGCCAAAAGTAACGCCCCGCCCAGCCCAGCATCCAGTCGACAGCACGCCATGACTTGCGCCTCCGACGAGCTCAACTGCAGAGCAACCTTGCCTCTGTCGCTAGCTCCATCTATGAGGCTGCTATCGCTTGTATCTCAATCTTGTTTCTCTCACTGA